The DNA region TGGCGGAAGGATTTACTAGCACGAGTTTTTTTTAGTTACagtaagagataaaaaggataCGATTTctgaattattaaatcgatcgcctttctctttcactcgggCAAAGGTAGATTTTTgtcattgttttattttcttttttctccttcctttttttttataaataatagaattttttaataattacttaaaaaaagatcagtattatcttttgtttctaATAAGTTTTCCCACAAACAGTGCACTTCTAGTATGTGGATGCTTCTGCCATAGCGCATTAGATTTTAACAATTATGTAAAACATCAGTGGTATTAACAGTAATTATCGATCCttaatatgaatgtatatgaatataggACGTTGAAAGAAGTGTgactataaaagaaattaaatatgtttCCTTCTCTGGTcacagagggagagaaaaacaatatcGAGTGAAATgatgatataaaatgttttaagtAATCGCAGATATGAAATGATTAGCTACATCATTCATGacaaaagtaattatattttacgacACGTTGATTgttttcgattttaaattaataacacaATTTTGCATCACGATGTGTCGTCTGATTGAGAGCACATAaagtaattacaaaatttcttatctcattatttaagattattattaaacgctGTGAGAAATCTGCCTAATGTTGTGCGGATGAAGAAAACTGAGATTTTAATCTCACATTTTGATATTATCATCCTgacttattttttcattaagaaGATGGTATTATCAATTGTAAATAGTATGTGCTATTACTATTTCATAATGCTCGTGTATACTGTTAGGTAATTTTAGGTAATAATTAGAAACACGGGTGTTTGCGAAAATGTGGTGGCATATGCTACAAAACATAGATACAATACATTAATATaggtttttatttattcatttattattttatctgcGACTTTGAGAGACTGTTATTATTTAGATTGAACATTTAGTCAATTTACTTTTGGTTTTCACATTTCCGAAAAAAGTATATCTTAAACTTATAAATGTTAAACTCGGACAATCTCCACTTATATGTAACGATGTACTTTAACCAAAGTGACGCTTAAATCTGAATTCTGTTACATATTGCAATTTGtaattgatttgaaaaaagatttaagcAGTGcaccttttattttatatgaatgaGATAaggtgagatagagagagagagaaagacgagagagagagagagagagagagagagagagagagagagagagagaacccaCTTACTttacttattataattaccagtttattaaaaaaacatagaaaaaagaaaaaaaaatgtaataatatgcttttattttcaactaaACTGGTTTTAGTTGAAAATGCTTCAATTACAAAGGGATTAGCAAATGATAGTTCGattatgatagtaataataactattatctatttgaaagaataagaacGAGGCATAGAAgcgtatgaaaaataatgtgaATGATAATCGTATGAAAAAATGACTATGaacaaaatattgattatttaatcgGTCAATagcatgaaataaataataaaagatcagataaattttatttcgtaatatttaaattatgtttttattataaattgtgTACACAGAGAAACACTTTCATGTTGAATTCTAATTTGCAACTTGTTACGttgatgattaaaaataagattatagttaaatagtaataagatattaaaagaaagcaTACATAATTCTTCTCTACTCGTATATTTTCTActtatgtaattaaatatttttttatttaagtttattttgatcacatttatataatatcacacacaaattttcctttaatttatcggttataaattagaaatttattaaagtttTTCACGTTCatgttattttgaaattacGAGTAAATACACAGAATTTAATACGCGAAAGTTTTGCAAAACGAGTTCTCGTTAAATCAAAAACAGCCGACTTTgataatatagaagaaaaaagttagatAAACGATGTGTTTGTGTCTTAGAGTCTGGTACTCTAAATGTACGAAGAATAGCAATATGATTCAATGTCACTTTTGTGTACATAATAggatgaatttatttatatcagttTTCATAAGTTTAAATAAAGTTTAGTTCTTAAAAGATAAATGCACCAAGGCGAGCAAACAtccattcattttatttaatattgtgaaagattgaataaaattgtttacagTGCAAACATTTTGCTTGGCTTTAAATTGGCCATTATCCGTAAACatgatcgttttctttttcttagaatatacacacatgtccTAATTATACGTTTGTACacttttattagaatataataagaaaaaaatgttcgaagATGAGATAAACTATGTAAAGTTACATGTCTTGTGTATTAACGAAATGTGATAtggaagaaagatgaaaaaagaattgagtCAGTAATCTAAAAATGCTTCATTTATGCAATACGATTGCTCATAAGACAGCAAGGGAGTACAATAAAGGCATTTGTATATTCTTTACCTTtggtatattatttcaaagtatagagaatatatattgtatgaaGCATTCATTgtcaatgtaaaataaaatataggcCAAAAGTATTGATGAATAGATTTGAGAAATTCGATCTGTTTCGTAgatgtattatttctttcggtAAATGTGAATACGTGTTGCGTCGTaattgatatacatacatatacgtattttgTTGTATATCTTTATCAAATAAAGTTGGATGTAGGGGTACACATAGAAAATGAACAAGTATAAAAGTAGTAGAAAAGACATTTGCGCTTAATGATATGAGTTTTATTTCCGATACATGTAGATTTATGAGGTACATTTATTAAACCACCAGCAGTACGATTTTTGAATGTCTCATTTGTGATTCACATAATggttttaatgtttttttttcttacttaacaaaatattagaaatataagaacgaatgtaaataattttgtatcattgtcaacaaatttttcgtttattgtATTCGAACTGATTCTGAATGTCAAGAATCGTACGCGGGTTTAGATTCTAACatacaaaaaacaaagaaacgagataataatctttgaaaaattattgtagaCAAGTAAAAAATCATATTGCTGGTGGTTCGTTACAGGTGTGAAGGTTGGCGTGGATTTTACAAGGGTCTTAGTGTCAACCTTATGAGAGTGACCCCAGCAACCGTGATTACCTTTTTGGTCTACGAGAATGTTACCTACTTCCTCAAGCACAACCCACAATATGCAAACATTGGGTCCAGCGGATAGAACAATATCTTCGACAGTATGTAATAAAAGTTAGAATTAGAAGGGCGTGGCATTTACGTGTATTACGAATTGTTCTGCAacatttgttttgttatttcaaatatttaccgcgctaaaaatatcaatgcagttaagagaaagagaaagagaaagagaaagagaaagggatactGTTTCTTTATCAGGGTATAGTTCAGTTTAGTTTAAAAATTACCATCTTTACGATCGTTCTGTTTATATGAACATGATTAAGTTTATAGATTCGTTTATATGAGATGACCTCGCGAATGATAAAATTACGAAGATAATAACCGCtttttatattagtatattctcgcatattatattataatcaacGACTTAAAAATGTGAGAAgtagagaaaacaaaagagagtTTTTCGGtgataaatcatttaataggggaataatttaattaccaTTTCTTGTTATCCCACGTCATTGTATACCACAGAGCTTACAATATCCAACAGACTTTTCTCACAGTCATAACGTCGATTACAATTTTCCTCGAATTCTGCTTTAATTATCTCGTCCGGAAGATTTTCCTCTTGCGAACTGGAAGGTCTTTGAAAAGGTGCAACGATGCGATTAAACGGTTTATGTTAAGTAAAGATATAGCAATGGGTTGAAAACAAATCAGAAAgtcaatttataattttaaggCAACTCACGCAAATAAAATTCGGACGATATCTCCGAGAAGTCCGTTTCCTTTCAACGAGTATTTAGCAATCTCACAAATTGTTTTCAGTAGACAATTTTTTCCCGAATAGCCATTACTATCAAACAGAGAAACATaaattaaaactttaaaaatttaataaaatatacatagattacttcaaagataattatttcaataaccATAAGATCTGTAACCGTGGAAATTATAGTTTTATTGAGATTAAGTAATTATGAAGAATGATTATATTGATTTCTATTcgcttgtatatatatatatttgtatatatatttgtatatttatattaatttcatgcatcaaaattataatgacAACAATAGGATATAGGAGTAggataatattacttttctaatttctttgtGATAATGTCGTAGGCTAATCTTCTATCGAGACTTCGTCTTTTAAAGTGTTCTACTTCGGTATAATAGCTCGAATTCCAATTGCCTGGTAGACCATAATTTGCCtcgaagtaaaaagagaataatatggACTTGTCGGGGATGTCAATCGGTACGCCGAGAGCAAAGAATATCTAAAAGTAAGATCGATCAATTGTATTCGCATTTATAATAGCATCGTTTaagtattttatgtataacaTTTTTCGAAAAGATGAATTAcatagaagatagaaaaaagaaagaaaaagaacttataaaaatacaattctaTTAGATTGTACAAATTGCCCAATTGCATTCGAAatgatttatcttttaatgtttttctgatgtaattaatataatcctACTGTACAAATTAAACGACGCTCAAACGAAAGTACGACTCTTCATTTTGTTTCGGTTTCGTTTagtattattcttatttttattatcttgatAGATCACGTATTGTACTTTAAGCAGAGCACCACGCATccgaatcgatagaaaatcacGCACGGAAACATCAATTTGAAGCAAACGAGATGTTCTCCAAGTTGAGGCGCATTAGTCGATGGAAAATGAATGATTGATTTACTATACCCCCATGCCGCTACCCTCGGGAAATCCGATGGATCGAATGTGCCTCGATACGCCATGGGTGATATTCTTCACCTTTGACCCACGTGCTAAGCACATggagtataaaaagaaaatgtggaTGGTCCAACGACTTTTACGGTCACATTCCTT from Vespula pensylvanica isolate Volc-1 chromosome 12, ASM1446617v1, whole genome shotgun sequence includes:
- the LOC122633584 gene encoding uncharacterized protein LOC122633584, with the translated sequence MCLARGSKVKNITHGVSRHIRSIGFPEGSGMGIFFALGVPIDIPDKSILFSFYFEANYGLPGNWNSSYYTEVEHFKRRSLDRRLAYDIITKKLENNGYSGKNCLLKTICEIAKYSLKGNGLLGDIVRILFAPSSSQEENLPDEIIKAEFEENCNRRYDCEKSLLDIVSSVVYNDVG